One segment of Halococcus salsus DNA contains the following:
- a CDS encoding GNAT family N-acetyltransferase, translating to MRFERLDLDSWESGLPASGFEVFHTPDALDVLDRHAAGDRLLVGGYRGEQLVGMIPLFVRRVAGLRVVSSPPPGMAIPGLGPLVMPTSPKRRKREKVNREFTAGLLDAIEADDPRTLVRFIGHPAYPDPRPYRWEGLSVDPSFTYRLPLDERSSDEVLQSFSRSLRREIGSAEESAVEVETAEHTVEAAHEVYDDVAARYAEQDEHFGPSWAYVEDLVRSLDERCRVYVAREDGVYEGGIIALYSNDAAYYWLGGARSGGNSGVNSLLHWRLIEDIVADPPLGSVHEYDLVGANTEHLCRYKAKFGADLAPYYTIESGGAAMAAAKEGYQLVNGVADRLLG from the coding sequence ATGAGATTCGAGCGGCTCGACCTCGACAGCTGGGAATCGGGACTCCCCGCCTCGGGCTTCGAGGTCTTTCACACCCCCGACGCCCTCGACGTCCTCGACCGCCACGCCGCGGGCGACCGACTCCTCGTCGGCGGCTACCGCGGCGAACAGCTCGTGGGGATGATCCCCCTGTTCGTTCGCCGCGTCGCGGGACTCCGGGTGGTCTCCTCGCCGCCGCCGGGGATGGCGATCCCGGGTCTCGGCCCGCTGGTGATGCCGACGAGCCCGAAACGACGCAAGCGGGAGAAGGTCAACCGCGAGTTCACCGCCGGTCTGCTCGACGCGATCGAGGCCGACGACCCCCGAACGCTGGTTCGGTTCATCGGCCATCCCGCCTACCCCGACCCACGACCCTACCGCTGGGAGGGGCTCTCGGTCGACCCGAGCTTCACCTACCGGCTCCCGCTCGACGAGCGCTCGTCCGACGAGGTTCTGCAGTCGTTCAGCCGGAGCCTCCGGCGCGAGATCGGGTCGGCGGAGGAGTCGGCCGTCGAAGTCGAGACGGCCGAGCACACCGTCGAGGCGGCACACGAGGTCTACGACGACGTCGCGGCTCGCTACGCCGAACAGGACGAACACTTCGGGCCGAGCTGGGCGTACGTCGAGGACCTCGTGCGGAGCCTCGACGAGCGGTGTCGGGTCTACGTCGCGCGCGAGGACGGTGTCTACGAGGGCGGTATCATCGCGCTCTACTCGAACGACGCGGCCTACTACTGGCTCGGCGGCGCGCGCTCGGGCGGCAACTCCGGGGTCAACAGCCTGCTCCACTGGCGGCTGATCGAGGACATCGTCGCCGACCCGCCCCTGGGGTCGGTCCACGAGTACGACCTGGTGGGGGCGAACACCGAACACCTCTGTCGGTACAAGGCGAAGTTCGGGGCGGACCTCGCGCCGTACTACACCATCGAGTCCGGCGGGGCCGCGATGGCGGCCGCGAAGGAGGGCTATCAGCTGGTGAACGGCGTCGCCGACCGACTGCTCGGCTGA
- a CDS encoding glycosyltransferase family 2 protein translates to MYNGKTVGVVVPAHNEEAFVGRVIETMPAFVDRVYAVDDRSSDGTWAEIQRHAERANRERAGGMPLTDGGAYADTVVEAIRHDTNRGRGGAVKTGYRHALEDGLDIIAVMDADGQMNPDMLSRIIEPVADGRADYAKGTRLLHRDRSEMSNWRFFGNSLLTYLTKISSGYWRMSDPQNGFTAVSYEALSRIDLDSLYDDYGFLNDMLTTLNVHDFRVADVSHPAVYGDEQSGIRYSTFIPKLSTLLARNFVRRLVLQYVIYSFHPLVLLYFFGIVSGLTGLLGVLVTLASAFGPGEVFLRGGLSMLLLVVGGIAISVAMAYDLQANAGLEVMHEDRFADDDPRRTEVER, encoded by the coding sequence ATGTATAACGGGAAAACAGTCGGCGTCGTGGTACCCGCCCACAACGAGGAGGCGTTCGTGGGTCGCGTCATCGAGACGATGCCCGCGTTCGTCGACCGGGTCTACGCCGTCGACGACCGTTCGAGCGACGGAACCTGGGCGGAGATCCAACGCCACGCCGAGCGCGCCAACCGCGAACGCGCCGGCGGGATGCCGCTCACCGACGGCGGCGCGTACGCCGACACCGTCGTCGAGGCGATCCGCCACGACACCAACCGGGGCCGCGGCGGCGCGGTCAAGACGGGCTATCGCCACGCCCTCGAGGACGGCCTCGACATCATCGCGGTGATGGACGCCGACGGCCAGATGAACCCCGACATGCTGAGCCGGATCATCGAACCCGTCGCCGACGGCCGGGCCGACTACGCGAAGGGAACCCGGCTCCTCCACCGCGACCGCTCGGAGATGTCGAACTGGCGCTTCTTCGGCAACTCGCTGCTGACGTACCTCACCAAGATATCCAGCGGCTACTGGCGGATGAGTGACCCCCAGAACGGCTTCACCGCCGTCTCCTACGAGGCGCTCTCGCGGATCGATCTCGATTCGCTCTACGACGATTACGGGTTCCTCAACGACATGCTCACGACCCTCAACGTACACGACTTCCGGGTCGCGGACGTCTCTCACCCCGCGGTCTACGGTGACGAACAGAGCGGTATCCGCTACTCGACCTTCATCCCGAAGCTCTCGACGCTGCTCGCCCGCAACTTCGTCCGGCGGCTGGTGTTGCAGTACGTCATCTACAGCTTCCACCCGCTGGTCCTGCTCTACTTCTTCGGCATCGTGAGCGGGCTCACCGGGCTGCTCGGCGTCCTCGTGACGCTCGCGAGCGCGTTCGGTCCCGGGGAGGTCTTCCTCCGGGGCGGGCTCTCGATGCTCCTGCTCGTCGTCGGCGGCATCGCCATCTCGGTGGCGATGGCCTACGACCTCCAGGCCAACGCGGGGCTCGAAGTGATGCACGAGGACCGGTTCGCCGACGACGATCCGCGACGAACCGAGGTCGAACGATGA
- a CDS encoding nucleotide sugar dehydrogenase, with the protein MSSSGSPAAYGDDASVERRRTAFENGDLPVAVYGLGKMGLPLAAVYAETSGAVVGADVDEAVVESVNRGECHVTGEPGLPDLVADLVADGALRATSNQEAAAMADVHVLIVPTKLDAGNAPDLSILESVVEDVATGLAAGDLVVVECTVPPKTCREVVGPLLERETGLSMGEFGLAFCPERTSSGRALEDIRGAYPKVVGGVDEASTRAATAIYEAINAKGVLAVSDAATAEAVKLFEGVYRDVNIALANELARFTDDLGIDVAEAIATANTQPFCEIHDPGPGVGGHCIPYYPYFLAHGRTEDAPLLRTARAVNDSMPGFVVGKLDEEFEAEGRSLDGARVAVLGLTYRPGVNELAKTPAEPIIDGLGEAGAEVFCVDPLLDDFSRFDATPIGIDDLPTQDLDAAVMVTPHEAFDAVDWQGFESGIVVIDGRGTLDLSRTPHRVYTIGSGLDV; encoded by the coding sequence ATGAGCTCGTCCGGCTCGCCCGCCGCCTACGGCGACGATGCGTCCGTCGAGCGCCGCCGGACGGCGTTCGAGAACGGCGACCTCCCGGTCGCGGTCTACGGGCTGGGGAAGATGGGGCTGCCGCTCGCGGCGGTCTACGCCGAGACCTCCGGGGCCGTCGTCGGGGCGGACGTCGACGAGGCCGTGGTCGAGTCGGTGAACCGCGGCGAGTGTCACGTCACGGGCGAACCCGGTCTTCCCGACCTCGTCGCGGATCTCGTCGCCGACGGCGCGCTCCGGGCGACCAGCAATCAGGAGGCCGCGGCGATGGCGGACGTCCACGTCCTCATCGTGCCGACGAAGCTCGACGCCGGGAACGCGCCCGACCTCTCGATCCTCGAATCGGTCGTCGAGGACGTCGCGACCGGTCTCGCGGCGGGCGACCTCGTGGTCGTCGAGTGTACGGTGCCGCCGAAGACCTGCCGCGAGGTGGTTGGCCCCCTGCTCGAACGCGAGACGGGCCTCTCGATGGGCGAGTTCGGTCTCGCGTTCTGTCCCGAACGGACGTCGAGCGGGCGCGCCCTCGAGGACATCCGTGGGGCTTACCCGAAGGTCGTCGGCGGGGTCGACGAGGCGAGCACGCGTGCCGCGACCGCGATATACGAGGCGATCAACGCCAAGGGCGTGCTCGCGGTCTCCGACGCGGCGACGGCCGAAGCAGTCAAATTATTCGAGGGTGTCTATCGCGACGTGAACATCGCGCTGGCGAACGAACTCGCGCGGTTCACCGACGACCTCGGGATCGACGTGGCCGAGGCCATCGCGACCGCGAACACACAGCCCTTCTGTGAGATCCACGACCCCGGCCCGGGCGTCGGGGGCCACTGCATCCCCTACTACCCGTACTTCCTCGCCCACGGCCGGACCGAGGACGCGCCGCTCCTGCGGACCGCCCGCGCCGTCAACGACTCGATGCCGGGGTTCGTGGTCGGGAAACTCGACGAGGAGTTCGAGGCCGAGGGCCGGAGCCTCGACGGCGCACGCGTCGCCGTGCTCGGGCTGACCTACCGACCCGGGGTGAACGAACTCGCGAAGACGCCGGCCGAACCGATCATCGACGGCCTCGGCGAGGCCGGTGCCGAGGTGTTCTGCGTCGACCCGCTGCTCGACGACTTCTCGCGTTTCGACGCCACCCCGATCGGGATCGACGACCTCCCCACCCAGGACCTCGATGCGGCGGTGATGGTGACCCCGCACGAGGCGTTCGACGCGGTCGACTGGCAGGGCTTCGAGTCGGGGATCGTCGTCATCGACGGTCGCGGAACGCTTGATTTATCCCGGACACCCCACAGGGTGTATACGATAGGGAGCGGACTCGATGTATAA
- a CDS encoding Gfo/Idh/MocA family protein, translating into MSATATTRAGVIGVGSMGQNHARVYAELPDVELVGVADTDEQRANEVATRHDTVARARADLLTAVDVVSIAVPTAYHYDLARECIEADVAVLVEKPFVADPEDGRELCDLADERDVTLQVGHIERFNPAVEAVASVLADEEILAFDARRLGAPRERDIKDGAVMDLMIHDIDVVCSLVDDEIDRVNAVSTEGGRYVDAQLGFAEGAVGSLTASRVTQRKIRELTITARDCWIVVDYIHRSIDVHRQSPPEPDDAPYTEFRSGVWRRGIDSNEGIIEQPVVGDGEPLKKEIASFVECARTGREPVVSAADGLRALRIAKRIDRLAEPNPVEADPR; encoded by the coding sequence GTGAGCGCCACGGCGACCACACGGGCCGGCGTCATCGGCGTCGGGAGCATGGGGCAGAACCACGCGCGGGTCTACGCCGAACTCCCCGACGTCGAACTCGTCGGCGTCGCGGACACCGACGAGCAGCGGGCGAACGAGGTCGCCACGCGACACGATACGGTCGCGAGGGCGCGCGCCGACCTCCTCACGGCGGTCGACGTGGTCTCGATCGCGGTGCCGACCGCCTACCACTACGACCTGGCGCGCGAGTGCATCGAGGCGGACGTCGCCGTTCTCGTCGAGAAGCCGTTCGTGGCCGACCCCGAGGACGGCCGCGAGCTCTGCGACCTCGCCGACGAACGTGACGTGACGCTTCAGGTGGGCCACATCGAGCGGTTCAACCCCGCCGTCGAGGCGGTCGCAAGCGTGCTCGCCGACGAGGAGATCCTCGCGTTCGACGCCCGTCGACTCGGCGCGCCACGCGAGCGCGACATCAAGGACGGCGCGGTGATGGACCTCATGATCCACGACATCGACGTGGTCTGCTCGCTCGTCGACGACGAGATCGACCGCGTCAACGCGGTCAGCACCGAGGGCGGGCGGTACGTCGACGCCCAGCTCGGCTTCGCCGAGGGGGCCGTCGGGAGCCTGACGGCGAGCCGGGTGACCCAACGCAAGATCCGCGAACTCACGATCACCGCCCGGGACTGCTGGATAGTCGTGGACTACATCCACCGATCGATCGACGTCCACCGACAGTCCCCGCCGGAACCCGACGACGCGCCGTACACGGAGTTCCGGTCGGGGGTGTGGCGGCGCGGGATCGACAGCAACGAGGGGATCATCGAACAGCCGGTGGTCGGCGACGGCGAACCGCTCAAAAAGGAGATCGCCTCGTTCGTCGAGTGCGCCCGGACCGGGCGCGAGCCGGTGGTCTCCGCTGCGGACGGGCTCCGCGCCCTCCGGATCGCAAAACGGATCGACCGCCTCGCCGAGCCGAACCCGGTAGAGGCCGACCCCCGATGA
- a CDS encoding alkaline phosphatase family protein has translation MKTLLVGLDAACEPVFETLAASGADLPAIDGIRADGASGPLESQIPPWTPSAWPSLYTGVNPGKHGVYGFLDFEGYDWDVVNATHVRERALWELLDTEGTSSVVVNVPVTHPPRAFDGALIPGYTAPDSPTCQPEGLLDEVRDEIGGYRVYPRHTGGGETTTDEKVAEYRETVRMRGEAFRYLADRFDPEFGFLQFQNTDTVFHECPGDRDALRAVYEAVDDQIAATLESCDPDVVVLASDHGIGRYEGYDVRVNTLLREEGFVETTRGGGMPSWDVIRNEEFLDDRGESADGNALLERAMGLATRAGVTSQRVDSVLSRLGIAEFVVRHVPKSMVRAGTEGVDFPRSTAYARSHIECGVRLNVAGRDPEGVVAPEEYDAVRERLIELLSGVETPDGEPAFDDVAPREAYFEGPHVEHAVDIVLVPHGFDNFLSTGLRESAFGPPTEPYNHKRDGFVAISGAGVDPDASLDGAHLFDVAPTVLAALDHPRGEHMDGEVLPVVDPVGERTYPEAEPRTRESTDEQAVEARLSDLGYLE, from the coding sequence ATGAAGACGCTGCTCGTCGGGCTGGACGCGGCGTGCGAGCCGGTGTTCGAGACGCTCGCGGCGAGCGGTGCCGACCTCCCCGCGATCGACGGGATCCGCGCCGACGGCGCGAGCGGGCCGCTCGAATCCCAGATCCCGCCGTGGACCCCGAGCGCGTGGCCGTCGCTCTACACCGGTGTGAACCCGGGCAAACACGGTGTCTACGGCTTTCTCGACTTCGAGGGCTACGACTGGGACGTCGTCAACGCGACCCACGTCCGCGAGCGCGCGCTCTGGGAGCTCCTCGATACGGAGGGGACGAGCAGCGTGGTCGTCAACGTGCCCGTGACGCATCCCCCGCGGGCGTTCGACGGGGCGTTGATCCCCGGCTACACCGCCCCCGACTCGCCGACGTGCCAGCCCGAGGGGCTCCTCGACGAGGTTCGAGACGAGATCGGCGGCTATCGGGTCTACCCGCGCCACACCGGCGGCGGGGAGACCACCACCGACGAGAAGGTCGCGGAGTACCGCGAGACGGTTCGAATGCGCGGCGAGGCGTTCCGGTACCTCGCGGACCGGTTCGACCCCGAGTTCGGCTTCCTCCAGTTTCAAAATACGGACACCGTCTTCCACGAGTGTCCGGGCGACCGCGACGCGCTCCGGGCGGTCTACGAGGCGGTCGACGACCAGATCGCCGCGACCCTCGAATCCTGCGACCCCGATGTCGTGGTGCTGGCGAGCGACCACGGCATCGGCCGGTACGAGGGCTACGACGTACGGGTGAACACCCTCCTCCGTGAGGAGGGATTCGTCGAGACGACGCGCGGCGGCGGGATGCCGTCGTGGGACGTCATCCGGAACGAGGAGTTCCTCGACGACCGCGGCGAGAGCGCCGACGGGAACGCGCTCCTCGAACGCGCGATGGGGCTGGCGACCCGTGCGGGGGTCACCAGCCAGCGAGTCGATAGCGTGCTCTCGCGGCTCGGCATCGCGGAGTTCGTCGTGCGGCACGTCCCGAAGTCGATGGTCCGCGCCGGGACCGAAGGGGTCGACTTCCCGCGTTCGACCGCTTACGCCCGCTCACACATCGAGTGCGGCGTCCGACTCAACGTCGCCGGACGCGACCCCGAGGGCGTGGTGGCTCCCGAGGAGTACGACGCGGTTCGGGAGCGGCTGATCGAGTTGCTGTCGGGGGTCGAAACCCCGGATGGGGAGCCCGCCTTCGACGACGTCGCGCCGCGCGAGGCGTACTTCGAGGGGCCGCACGTCGAGCACGCGGTCGACATCGTGCTCGTCCCTCACGGGTTCGACAACTTCCTCTCGACGGGGCTCCGCGAGTCGGCGTTCGGGCCGCCGACCGAACCCTACAACCACAAACGCGACGGCTTCGTCGCCATCTCGGGGGCGGGTGTCGATCCCGACGCGTCGCTCGACGGGGCCCACCTCTTCGACGTCGCCCCGACGGTGCTCGCGGCGCTCGACCACCCGCGCGGCGAGCACATGGACGGCGAAGTGCTTCCCGTGGTCGACCCCGTCGGGGAGCGGACGTACCCGGAAGCCGAACCGCGGACGCGCGAATCGACCGACGAACAGGCCGTCGAAGCACGACTCTCGGACTTAGGATACCTCGAATGA
- a CDS encoding polysaccharide deacetylase family protein encodes MAEFALCLTHDVDRPYKTYQAVYDAIRERDPSRLGALRPGNDPYWQFETLMGIEEDFDVRSAFYFLSEPGLGAHAPSKRLRPRYWLEHLGRYDVEAPRMANVINALDEGGWEVGLHGSYDTADDRERLRVEKERIEGVVGHPVRGGRQHFLRHGPDTWAHYRALGLEYDSSLGSSTTYGFDHGYDLRHPFDDEFAVFPLTVMEVALVEGTADFDAAWRECERLLEEAAANDAVMTVLWHPRYVGPDFPGYRELYERLIERALEMDAWVGSPGAYLDRVNGASDDTTPDDTAPELTD; translated from the coding sequence ATGGCTGAGTTCGCGCTCTGTCTCACCCACGACGTCGACCGACCGTACAAGACCTATCAGGCCGTCTACGACGCGATCCGCGAACGCGACCCGAGCCGTCTCGGCGCGCTCCGGCCCGGCAACGACCCCTACTGGCAGTTCGAGACGCTGATGGGGATCGAGGAGGACTTCGATGTGCGCTCCGCGTTCTACTTCCTCTCGGAACCCGGTCTCGGAGCGCACGCCCCCTCGAAACGGCTCCGACCCCGCTACTGGCTCGAACACCTCGGCCGGTACGACGTCGAAGCCCCACGGATGGCGAACGTCATCAACGCGCTCGACGAGGGCGGGTGGGAGGTCGGCCTCCACGGCTCCTACGACACCGCCGACGACCGCGAGCGATTGCGAGTGGAAAAGGAGCGTATCGAGGGCGTCGTCGGCCATCCGGTGCGGGGCGGCCGACAGCACTTCCTGCGCCACGGCCCCGACACCTGGGCCCACTACCGTGCGCTCGGGCTGGAGTACGACAGCTCGCTCGGGTCGAGCACCACCTACGGCTTCGACCACGGCTACGACCTCCGCCACCCGTTCGACGACGAGTTCGCCGTCTTCCCGCTGACGGTCATGGAGGTCGCGCTCGTCGAGGGGACCGCGGACTTCGATGCGGCGTGGCGGGAGTGCGAGCGGCTGCTGGAGGAGGCGGCCGCGAACGACGCCGTGATGACGGTGCTCTGGCATCCGCGCTACGTCGGCCCCGACTTCCCGGGTTACCGTGAGCTCTACGAGCGCCTCATCGAGCGCGCCCTGGAGATGGACGCCTGGGTCGGCTCGCCGGGTGCGTATCTCGATCGTGTGAACGGAGCTTCCGACGACACGACACCGGATGACACCGCACCGGAACTCACCGACTGA
- a CDS encoding GNAT family N-acetyltransferase encodes MSITIRNATDDELEQWDSYVDRSPGTNPFHYRGSLAALAEYANADCHHLIGYKGQEVVGIFPVFEVTRFGVSTAFSPPPGLLVPYLGPALLNMGKLKQRKRERRHERFVDGCFEWIDEVIEPRYTHVRSDYRYTDLRPLEWNDMRVSLGHTYTVDLSVGEDALLKRFSSDARSNVRDGPPENCVVEEGGERAVRRIVTQVYRRYESQGKSYGVTPGLVLALQDGLDEGRLRPYVCRVDGRFAGGMITLEDDDTIYRWQGGAKHDAGVPVNDLVDWHIMRDAMDRGIDSYDLVGADERRLNRYKAKFDPELRTYHEAERAGPAMALVREAYTRLQ; translated from the coding sequence ATGAGCATCACCATCAGAAACGCGACGGACGACGAGCTGGAACAGTGGGATTCGTACGTGGACCGGTCGCCGGGGACCAACCCCTTCCACTACCGGGGGAGCCTCGCGGCGCTCGCGGAGTACGCGAACGCCGACTGTCACCACCTGATCGGCTACAAGGGCCAGGAGGTCGTAGGGATCTTCCCCGTCTTCGAGGTGACACGGTTCGGGGTTTCGACCGCCTTCTCGCCCCCACCGGGCCTCCTCGTTCCCTATCTCGGTCCCGCCCTCCTCAACATGGGGAAGCTCAAGCAACGCAAGCGCGAGCGCCGCCACGAGCGCTTCGTCGACGGCTGTTTCGAGTGGATCGACGAGGTGATCGAGCCGCGCTACACCCACGTCCGGAGCGACTATCGCTACACCGACCTCCGGCCGCTCGAATGGAACGACATGCGGGTCTCGCTCGGGCACACCTACACGGTGGACCTCTCCGTCGGTGAAGACGCGCTGTTGAAGCGCTTCAGCTCCGACGCGCGGAGCAACGTCCGCGACGGCCCGCCCGAGAACTGCGTGGTCGAAGAGGGCGGCGAGCGCGCGGTCCGGCGAATCGTCACCCAGGTCTACCGGCGCTACGAGTCCCAGGGCAAGTCCTACGGCGTCACGCCGGGGCTCGTGCTCGCCCTCCAGGATGGACTCGACGAGGGTCGCCTCCGGCCCTACGTCTGCCGGGTCGACGGTCGGTTCGCGGGCGGGATGATCACCCTCGAAGACGACGACACGATCTACCGGTGGCAGGGCGGCGCGAAACACGACGCGGGGGTCCCGGTGAACGACCTCGTCGACTGGCACATCATGCGCGACGCGATGGATCGGGGGATCGATTCCTACGACCTCGTGGGGGCCGACGAACGCCGACTCAATCGGTACAAAGCGAAGTTCGACCCCGAACTCCGGACCTACCACGAAGCCGAGCGCGCGGGCCCCGCGATGGCGCTGGTGCGCGAGGCGTACACCCGGCTGCAGTAA
- the wecB gene encoding non-hydrolyzing UDP-N-acetylglucosamine 2-epimerase: MKVVSVVGARPQFVKAFPVSRVLRERHEEVLVHTGQHYSESMSDVFFQELDIPTPEYNLGVGSGTQGEQTGRIVTRFGELVEREDPDTVVVYGDTNSTLASAVVTAKTDARLAHVEAGLRSYNREMPEEVNRELTDHVSDLLFAPTRRGVENLRKEGVGNVHLTGDVMYDAIRWARSRAAEHSAVLAANDLADDEYVLATVHRAGNTDDPDRLGAIMGALCELDREVVFPIHPRTMEYLDEYGLRERVESSITLIDPVGYLDFVRLLDGAERVATDSGGVQKEAFFLDTHCVTLREETEWVETIDAGWNVLVGADREAITRELTAPVSLPEKPELYGDGDAAERMVELIERDAGSTDGADG; the protein is encoded by the coding sequence ATGAAGGTCGTCTCGGTGGTGGGCGCGCGCCCGCAGTTCGTGAAGGCCTTCCCGGTCTCGCGCGTGCTCCGCGAACGCCACGAGGAGGTGTTGGTCCACACCGGCCAGCACTACTCCGAGTCGATGTCGGACGTCTTCTTCCAGGAGCTCGACATCCCCACCCCGGAGTACAACCTCGGGGTCGGCTCGGGCACCCAGGGCGAGCAGACCGGCCGGATCGTGACCCGGTTCGGCGAGCTCGTCGAGCGCGAGGACCCCGACACGGTCGTGGTCTACGGCGACACCAACTCCACGCTCGCGAGCGCGGTCGTGACCGCCAAGACCGACGCCCGGCTGGCCCACGTCGAGGCGGGCCTGCGGAGCTACAACCGCGAGATGCCAGAGGAGGTCAACCGCGAGCTCACCGACCACGTCTCCGACCTGCTGTTCGCGCCGACCCGCCGCGGCGTCGAGAACCTCCGGAAGGAGGGCGTCGGGAACGTCCACCTCACGGGCGACGTGATGTACGACGCCATCCGCTGGGCGCGGTCGCGCGCCGCCGAACACTCCGCGGTGCTCGCGGCGAACGACCTCGCGGACGACGAGTACGTCCTCGCGACCGTCCACCGCGCGGGCAACACCGACGACCCGGACCGATTGGGGGCGATCATGGGCGCGCTCTGTGAGCTCGACCGAGAGGTCGTCTTCCCGATCCACCCGCGGACGATGGAGTATCTCGACGAGTACGGCCTGCGCGAACGGGTCGAGTCGTCGATAACCCTGATCGACCCCGTGGGCTATCTCGACTTCGTCCGGCTGCTCGACGGGGCCGAGCGCGTCGCCACCGACTCCGGTGGCGTCCAGAAGGAGGCGTTCTTCCTCGACACCCACTGTGTGACCCTCCGCGAGGAGACCGAGTGGGTCGAGACCATCGACGCGGGTTGGAACGTCCTCGTCGGGGCCGACCGCGAGGCCATCACCCGCGAGCTCACCGCGCCGGTGTCGTTGCCCGAAAAGCCCGAGCTCTACGGCGACGGCGACGCCGCCGAACGGATGGTCGAGCTGATCGAGCGCGACGCGGGGTCGACGGACGGCGCGGATGGCTGA
- a CDS encoding DegT/DnrJ/EryC1/StrS family aminotransferase — MIPIANPQLGDREKARIGEVIDSGQLADGPEVRAFEDEFADFCGATHGIATTNGTTALHTAVEALGLGPGDRVVTTPFSMIASANSIRLAGAEPVFADIDPETFNLDPDAVERIVREQDVDAILPVHLFGLPADMPRLRAIADEHDLLVIEDAAQAHGAAIDDERVGTFGDVACFSFYPTKNMTTGEGGMVLTDDPDVAARARSFINHGRTADGAAYEHTRLGQNYRMTSLLAAIGRVQVGDLPEHNEARRANAARLTAELPEWVDTPVEPAGRRHVYHQYTIRTDDRDALADHLEARGVGTGVYYPVPIHEQPVYDDVDPDVPVAERAAREVLSLPVHPALSSADVDEIVAAVAAAGVEA; from the coding sequence ATGATTCCGATAGCCAACCCACAGCTCGGCGACCGCGAGAAAGCACGTATCGGCGAGGTGATCGATTCCGGTCAGCTCGCCGACGGTCCAGAGGTCCGCGCGTTCGAAGACGAGTTTGCGGACTTCTGCGGCGCGACACACGGTATCGCAACCACCAACGGCACGACCGCCCTCCACACCGCGGTCGAGGCGCTCGGCCTCGGCCCCGGCGACCGCGTGGTCACGACCCCGTTCTCGATGATCGCGAGCGCCAACTCGATACGGCTCGCGGGTGCCGAACCCGTCTTCGCCGACATCGACCCCGAGACGTTCAACCTCGACCCCGACGCCGTCGAGCGGATCGTCCGCGAACAGGACGTGGACGCGATCCTCCCGGTCCACCTGTTCGGCCTCCCCGCCGACATGCCTCGTCTGCGGGCGATCGCCGACGAGCACGACCTCCTCGTGATCGAGGACGCCGCACAGGCCCACGGGGCCGCGATCGACGACGAGCGCGTCGGCACCTTCGGCGACGTCGCGTGTTTCTCCTTCTACCCGACGAAGAACATGACCACCGGCGAGGGCGGCATGGTGCTCACCGACGACCCCGACGTGGCCGCACGCGCACGGAGTTTCATCAACCACGGTCGGACCGCCGATGGCGCGGCCTACGAACACACGAGGCTCGGCCAGAACTACCGGATGACGAGTCTGCTGGCCGCCATCGGTCGGGTCCAGGTCGGCGACCTCCCCGAGCACAACGAGGCGCGGCGCGCGAACGCCGCCCGGCTCACCGCGGAGCTCCCCGAGTGGGTCGACACCCCGGTCGAACCCGCGGGACGGCGGCACGTCTATCACCAGTACACGATCCGTACCGACGACCGCGACGCGCTCGCCGACCACCTCGAAGCCAGGGGGGTCGGTACCGGGGTCTACTACCCCGTTCCGATACACGAACAGCCCGTCTACGACGACGTCGACCCCGACGTGCCGGTCGCCGAACGAGCGGCGCGGGAGGTGCTCTCGCTGCCGGTCCACCCCGCCCTCTCGTCGGCCGACGTCGACGAGATCGTCGCCGCGGTCGCCGCGGCGGGGGTCGAGGCGTGA
- a CDS encoding acyltransferase has product MTGETRAHTGRNATIDDGATVGYSHDPDAPPARLGDDATVRAGTIVYADVEVGDGFSTGHNALVREATRIGDDVLVGTDAVVDGTTTIGSHVSLQTGVYLPTNTTIGSQVFVGPRAVLTNDPHPVRREADLAGPTLEDGVSVGANATILPGVSIGEGSFVAAGAVVTRDVPPETLALGVPARHEPLPDSLSGENSI; this is encoded by the coding sequence GTGACAGGCGAGACACGCGCGCACACCGGGAGGAACGCGACCATCGACGACGGCGCGACCGTCGGCTACTCACACGACCCCGACGCCCCGCCGGCCCGACTCGGCGACGACGCGACCGTTCGCGCCGGCACCATCGTCTACGCCGACGTCGAAGTCGGCGACGGCTTCTCTACGGGTCACAACGCCCTCGTCCGCGAGGCCACCCGTATCGGCGACGACGTCCTCGTTGGCACCGACGCCGTGGTCGACGGCACCACCACGATCGGCTCGCACGTCAGCCTCCAGACCGGCGTCTACCTCCCGACGAACACCACGATAGGGTCTCAGGTGTTCGTCGGCCCGCGAGCCGTCCTCACGAACGACCCCCATCCCGTGCGCCGCGAGGCCGACCTCGCCGGCCCGACGCTCGAAGACGGCGTCTCGGTCGGTGCGAACGCCACCATCCTCCCCGGCGTCTCGATCGGTGAGGGGTCGTTCGTCGCTGCCGGCGCGGTCGTCACCCGCGACGTCCCGCCCGAGACCCTCGCACTCGGCGTCCCCGCACGCCACGAACCGCTCCCCGACTCCCTTTCCGGTGAGAACTCCATATGA